The following are encoded together in the Desulfovibrio legallii genome:
- a CDS encoding NAD(P)H-hydrate dehydratase — MTPSAFALLPPLPSPDEVRAWDRGAVDLGLAGDILMENAARAAFDVLRASAPRLAGMKVWLLMGGGNNGGDAACLARHLLDAGADPLVLHTHPLRSYKGECGRHMRVARAAGVPFRPLRQGRRSGPAAAGLPSASPPLRLPEGRPHIMVDGLLGTGFHGPLRPDMLALIRAVNALQAAFVLALDIPSGLDGRTGAPQPEAVRATATVSFAAGKPGLASPQARAWTGPVHVRPIGIPAVVQRAAPCSTYLLDGRCLAPLAALLVNGFKNAFGHVLVTGGAPGYGGAAHLAARAALRAGAGLVTAAAPDAALTDIKNGWAEIMTLALPGPHGCWPDAPPPALVALAARCTALVAGPGLGRSPDAAAFLGALLRLPDRPPTVLDADALALMAAQPELLNLVRKDXVLTPHPGEAGLLLGRPAAAVQADRWAALRELCARCRGVVVLKGAGTLVGQAGAPVLLCPYDVPQLAAGGSGDVLAGCLGGLLAAHATDAKDAAPLRPAQLTAGQAVALHALAGRQAAHTWPLRGNVASTTADLLPQALARWAAPKNLTPEYAPETDDGIQTRPRASAPGSPEDLLAWPW, encoded by the coding sequence ATGACGCCATCCGCCTTTGCGCTCCTGCCTCCTCTGCCCTCGCCCGACGAAGTGCGCGCCTGGGACCGGGGCGCGGTCGATCTGGGCCTTGCCGGGGACATTCTGATGGAAAACGCCGCCCGCGCGGCTTTTGACGTGCTGCGCGCCTCTGCGCCGCGCCTGGCGGGCATGAAAGTCTGGCTGCTCATGGGCGGCGGCAACAACGGCGGCGACGCCGCCTGTCTGGCCCGCCACCTGCTGGACGCCGGGGCCGACCCCCTGGTGCTGCACACCCATCCCCTGCGTTCTTATAAAGGGGAGTGCGGCCGTCACATGCGCGTGGCGCGGGCAGCGGGCGTGCCCTTCCGCCCCTTGCGGCAAGGACGGCGCTCCGGCCCGGCCGCAGCGGGTTTGCCGTCGGCCTCACCGCCGCTCCGCCTGCCGGAAGGCCGACCCCACATCATGGTGGATGGTCTGCTGGGCACGGGCTTTCACGGTCCCCTGCGACCGGACATGCTGGCGTTGATCCGCGCTGTCAACGCCCTGCAGGCCGCCTTTGTGCTGGCCCTGGACATCCCCTCCGGCCTGGACGGACGCACGGGCGCGCCGCAGCCTGAAGCGGTACGGGCCACGGCCACCGTCAGCTTTGCCGCAGGCAAGCCGGGTCTGGCCTCGCCGCAGGCGCGAGCCTGGACAGGGCCGGTGCACGTCCGCCCCATCGGCATCCCCGCCGTGGTGCAAAGGGCGGCCCCTTGCTCCACCTACCTGCTGGACGGCCGCTGCCTGGCCCCCCTGGCGGCCCTGCTGGTCAACGGCTTCAAAAACGCCTTTGGTCATGTGCTGGTAACGGGCGGCGCGCCCGGCTACGGTGGAGCGGCCCACTTGGCGGCGCGGGCGGCCCTGCGCGCCGGGGCCGGACTGGTCACGGCCGCGGCTCCGGACGCCGCCCTGACGGATATCAAAAACGGCTGGGCCGAAATCATGACCCTGGCCCTTCCCGGCCCGCACGGCTGCTGGCCGGACGCCCCGCCCCCGGCCCTGGTTGCGCTGGCGGCCCGTTGCACCGCCTTGGTGGCTGGCCCCGGCCTGGGACGAAGCCCGGACGCCGCAGCCTTTCTGGGCGCGCTCCTGCGCCTGCCCGATCGGCCCCCCACAGTGCTGGACGCGGACGCTCTGGCCCTTATGGCCGCGCAGCCCGAACTGCTCAATCTGGTGCGCAAGGACGAMGTGCTTACCCCCCACCCCGGCGAAGCCGGACTGCTGCTGGGCCGCCCCGCCGCCGCCGTGCAGGCCGACCGATGGGCCGCCCTGCGCGAACTTTGCGCCCGCTGCCGGGGCGTGGTGGTGCTCAAAGGCGCGGGCACGCTTGTGGGCCAGGCGGGCGCGCCCGTGCTGCTTTGCCCTTACGACGTGCCCCAACTGGCCGCAGGCGGCTCCGGCGACGTGCTGGCGGGCTGCCTGGGCGGCCTGCTGGCGGCGCACGCCACGGACGCAAAGGATGCCGCTCCCCTGCGCCCTGCCCAACTCACAGCGGGCCAGGCCGTGGCCCTGCACGCCCTGGCCGGCCGTCAGGCCGCGCACACCTGGCCTCTGCGCGGCAATGTGGCCTCCACCACAGCGGACCTGCTGCCGCAGGCCCTGGCCCGTTGGGCCGCGCCGAAAAACCTCACGCCTGAATACGCGCCTGAAACCGACGACGGCATTCAGACTCGCCCCCGCGCATCTGCACCGGGCAGCCCGGAGGATCTGCTGGCATGGCCGTGGTGA
- a CDS encoding DUF2201 family putative metallopeptidase, with the protein MSVLCAAQQSLSLRAERAMRRARSALVLDHPFFGVLALRLRLREDTTCRDLWTDGLTLAYNPAFAATIPEAALVGAQAHEVLHLAFNHHLRRQDRDKDLWNRACDLAVNQILLEAGFSLPQGFFHDAAYAAMAAEEIYAELAGLREDPAPGVDLGGRARAGGPGGTGASGGGASDGASVPLRPSAQMRHAPTRPPSSTPGTGDQQTRAGARPKPKKEENSPKNGGQSGFTGEVRDHPGAGQEESPAFKDAEREAQAALHQALRRARHMGDLPAGLKRHFTDHARPHLHWRALLQRFLEQCAHSDYTWTTPNRRYLFQDIYLPSRREARLPLAALAVDCSGSVDAATLAYFMAELAGVLDAYDTTLAILFHDSQVHGPELRTRMDRDAPLTPVGGGGTDYRPVPARLEQEGLAPACLIWFTDLQCNRFPPPPPYPVLWVCSDAAAEPPPFGSVLFLPQAGEERG; encoded by the coding sequence GTGTCCGTCCTGTGTGCCGCACAGCAAAGCCTGAGCCTTCGGGCCGAACGGGCCATGCGCCGGGCCCGATCCGCCCTGGTGCTGGACCATCCTTTTTTTGGCGTGCTGGCCCTGCGTCTGCGCCTGCGGGAAGATACGACCTGCCGCGACCTGTGGACGGACGGTCTTACCCTGGCCTACAACCCGGCCTTTGCCGCCACCATTCCGGAAGCTGCCCTGGTGGGGGCCCAGGCCCACGAAGTGCTCCACCTGGCCTTCAATCACCATCTGCGCCGTCAGGACAGGGACAAAGATCTTTGGAACCGGGCCTGCGACCTGGCAGTGAACCAGATTTTGCTGGAGGCGGGTTTCAGTCTGCCCCAGGGGTTTTTCCATGACGCGGCCTATGCGGCAATGGCCGCCGAAGAAATTTACGCCGAACTGGCCGGTCTGCGGGAAGACCCGGCTCCGGGCGTAGACCTGGGGGGCCGGGCGCGGGCCGGCGGTCCCGGCGGCACAGGGGCCTCCGGCGGCGGCGCGTCGGACGGAGCGAGCGTGCCTTTGCGCCCGTCCGCCCAGATGCGGCATGCGCCCACCCGGCCCCCCAGTTCCACGCCCGGAACGGGCGACCAGCAGACGCGCGCTGGGGCGCGCCCCAAACCCAAAAAAGAAGAAAACAGCCCAAAAAATGGCGGCCAGAGCGGTTTTACGGGCGAAGTGCGCGATCACCCCGGTGCGGGGCAGGAGGAAAGCCCGGCTTTTAAAGATGCGGAGCGCGAGGCCCAGGCCGCTCTGCACCAGGCGCTGCGGCGGGCGCGGCACATGGGCGATTTGCCCGCTGGCCTTAAACGGCACTTCACCGACCACGCCCGACCGCATCTGCACTGGCGGGCCCTGCTGCAGCGCTTTCTGGAACAGTGCGCGCACAGCGACTACACCTGGACCACCCCCAACCGGCGCTACCTGTTTCAGGATATCTACCTGCCCTCGCGGCGGGAGGCGCGCCTGCCCTTGGCAGCCTTGGCCGTAGATTGTTCCGGCTCCGTGGACGCGGCCACGCTGGCGTACTTTATGGCCGAACTCGCCGGCGTGCTGGACGCTTACGATACCACCCTGGCCATACTTTTTCACGACAGCCAGGTGCACGGCCCGGAACTGCGCACCCGCATGGACAGGGACGCACCCCTTACGCCCGTGGGCGGCGGCGGCACGGACTACCGCCCTGTGCCCGCCCGCCTGGAGCAGGAAGGCCTGGCCCCCGCCTGCCTGATCTGGTTCACAGACCTGCAGTGCAACCGTTTTCCGCCGCCGCCGCCCTATCCGGTACTCTGGGTCTGCAGCGACGCCGCAGCGGAACCGCCGCCCTTCGGCAGCGTGCTGTTCCTGCCGCAGGCAGGGGAGGAAAGGGGGTAA
- the flgG gene encoding flagellar basal-body rod protein FlgG: MMRSLWTGATGMVAQQLNIDVISNNLANVNTTGFKKSRAEFEDLMYQTMRMAGSITEGDNRLPVGIQVGLGTRPTAVHKFFTQGDFQNTGNALDVAIEGDGFFQVDVNGELMYTRAGSFKLNQDGTVVTANGYILQPEFAVPAETKTVSISSSGHIAALDAQGQELAGAEIPLYTFINPAGLDARGRNLFTPTEASGDAVEGVPGTDNVGTLAQGFLEMSNVEVVDEMVNMIVGQRAYEVNSKSIQTSDSMLGIAVQLKRS, encoded by the coding sequence ATGATGCGTTCTCTCTGGACAGGCGCCACCGGCATGGTGGCCCAACAGCTCAACATAGACGTCATTTCCAACAACCTGGCCAACGTGAACACCACGGGCTTCAAGAAAAGCCGCGCTGAATTCGAAGACCTTATGTACCAGACCATGCGCATGGCCGGGTCCATCACTGAAGGCGACAACCGTCTGCCCGTAGGCATTCAGGTGGGCCTGGGCACCCGCCCCACGGCTGTGCACAAATTCTTTACCCAGGGCGACTTTCAGAATACGGGCAACGCCCTGGATGTCGCCATTGAAGGCGACGGCTTCTTTCAGGTGGATGTGAACGGCGAGCTCATGTACACTAGGGCGGGTTCCTTCAAGCTCAACCAGGACGGCACCGTGGTCACGGCCAACGGCTATATCCTCCAGCCGGAATTTGCCGTGCCCGCCGAAACCAAGACCGTCTCCATCTCCTCTTCCGGACACATTGCGGCTCTGGACGCCCAGGGGCAGGAACTGGCCGGGGCCGAAATACCCCTCTATACCTTTATCAACCCTGCCGGGCTGGACGCGCGCGGCCGCAACCTCTTTACCCCCACCGAGGCTTCCGGCGACGCCGTGGAAGGCGTGCCCGGCACGGACAACGTGGGCACCCTGGCTCAGGGCTTTCTGGAAATGTCCAACGTGGAAGTGGTGGACGAAATGGTCAACATGATCGTGGGCCAGCGCGCCTATGAGGTCAATTCCAAATCCATCCAGACCTCTGACTCCATGCTGGGCATCGCGGTGCAGCTCAAGCGCAGCTAA
- a CDS encoding ATP-binding protein — MTPSQIVSALRSLLAIRQPAFLWGPPGVGKSQVVAQVARQNGLALRDIRAVLLDPVDLRGLPRISADGRSVWCPPAFLPGPADPERGIVFLDELNAAPPLVQAACYQLVLDRAIGEYRLPDGWSIVAAGNREGDRAVAYRMPSALANRMVHLDFTPDLEDWLGWAQGAGIRQEVCAFLRFRPQLLHDFDPARGERAFASPRSWEFVSRILDAAPTRDVEAALLEGAVGAGCAAEFSGFLAVWRDLPTVEEILEAPEGVPVPEEPAALYATCEALSLHADQDTMEALATYAARLPAEFGVLLMRDAVERDAALVESPAFARWAEQNAAVLM, encoded by the coding sequence ATGACCCCTTCGCAAATCGTTTCCGCCCTGCGTTCACTCCTTGCCATCCGCCAACCGGCCTTCTTGTGGGGGCCGCCCGGCGTGGGCAAAAGCCAGGTGGTGGCCCAGGTGGCCCGGCAGAACGGCCTGGCCCTGCGGGATATCCGCGCCGTGCTGCTGGATCCCGTGGACCTGCGGGGCCTGCCGCGCATCAGCGCCGACGGGCGGTCTGTCTGGTGCCCGCCGGCCTTTTTGCCCGGCCCGGCTGACCCTGAGCGGGGCATTGTCTTTTTGGATGAGCTTAACGCCGCGCCGCCCCTGGTGCAGGCCGCCTGCTACCAGCTGGTGCTGGACAGGGCCATAGGCGAATACCGCCTGCCCGATGGCTGGAGCATTGTGGCCGCCGGCAACCGGGAGGGGGACAGGGCCGTGGCCTACCGCATGCCCTCGGCCCTGGCCAACCGCATGGTGCACCTGGATTTTACGCCCGACCTGGAGGACTGGCTCGGCTGGGCGCAGGGGGCGGGCATCCGTCAGGAAGTCTGCGCGTTTTTGCGCTTCCGTCCGCAGTTGCTGCACGACTTCGACCCTGCGCGCGGGGAGCGGGCCTTTGCCTCGCCCCGCTCCTGGGAATTTGTTTCGCGCATTCTGGACGCCGCCCCCACACGGGATGTGGAGGCGGCATTGCTTGAAGGCGCGGTGGGCGCGGGCTGCGCGGCGGAGTTCAGCGGTTTTCTGGCTGTCTGGCGTGATCTGCCCACGGTGGAAGAAATTCTGGAAGCTCCGGAAGGCGTCCCGGTGCCCGAAGAGCCCGCCGCCCTCTACGCCACTTGTGAGGCCTTGAGCCTGCATGCGGACCAGGACACTATGGAGGCCCTGGCCACCTATGCCGCGCGTCTGCCTGCCGAGTTCGGCGTACTGCTCATGCGCGACGCCGTGGAGCGGGACGCTGCTCTGGTGGAATCGCCGGCTTTTGCCCGCTGGGCGGAACAGAACGCCGCCGTGCTCATGTAG
- a CDS encoding zinc ribbon domain-containing protein, with translation MPMYDFVCTACGHTFEDLVSGEATPPCPRCGAATERQVSAPSPLKTGAFPFKPGPVRPMGQGRPPSCASGGCGTGGFS, from the coding sequence ATGCCCATGTATGATTTTGTCTGCACCGCGTGCGGGCACACCTTTGAAGACCTGGTCAGCGGCGAGGCCACGCCGCCCTGCCCCCGTTGCGGGGCCGCCACAGAGCGCCAGGTAAGTGCGCCGAGCCCCCTCAAAACCGGGGCCTTTCCCTTCAAGCCGGGCCCGGTGCGGCCCATGGGCCAGGGACGGCCGCCGAGCTGCGCCTCCGGAGGCTGCGGCACGGGCGGCTTTTCCTGA
- a CDS encoding flagellar basal body L-ring protein FlgH, whose amino-acid sequence MQARYTIPLLALTFMLCAACGGSPHRRPALHPPAAPPQEYRQETNAADNPGSIFAASEQDTLFSDSRARRVGDLVVVKLVESTKAQNKAETTADKDSSNDYQVSAMFGKSKVGFLPFTGIGPQSTVGLPVLNTGSKSDLTGTGKTKRENYVTTALATRVIRVLPGGLMEIEGAREIRVNEETEYMVVRGMIRSKDVSADNSVLSTQIADASIEYYGKGVLSDKQKPGWFTRLMDNIWPF is encoded by the coding sequence ATGCAGGCACGTTACACCATCCCCCTTCTGGCGCTGACCTTTATGCTGTGCGCCGCCTGCGGCGGCAGCCCTCACCGGCGGCCCGCCCTGCACCCCCCGGCGGCCCCGCCCCAGGAATACCGGCAGGAAACCAACGCCGCGGACAACCCCGGCTCCATCTTTGCCGCCAGCGAACAGGACACGCTCTTTTCCGACAGTCGCGCCCGCCGCGTGGGCGACCTGGTGGTGGTCAAACTGGTGGAAAGCACCAAAGCCCAGAACAAGGCTGAAACCACGGCAGACAAGGACAGCAGCAACGACTACCAGGTGAGCGCCATGTTCGGCAAAAGCAAGGTGGGCTTCCTTCCCTTCACCGGCATCGGCCCCCAGAGCACCGTGGGCCTGCCCGTGCTGAACACCGGCTCCAAAAGCGACCTCACCGGCACCGGCAAGACCAAACGCGAAAACTACGTGACCACCGCCCTGGCCACTCGCGTCATTCGCGTGCTGCCCGGCGGCCTGATGGAAATTGAAGGCGCGCGCGAAATCCGCGTCAATGAAGAAACCGAATATATGGTGGTGCGCGGCATGATCCGCAGCAAGGACGTGAGTGCCGACAACAGCGTGCTCTCCACCCAGATCGCCGACGCCAGCATTGAATACTACGGCAAGGGCGTGCTCTCGGACAAGCAGAAGCCCGGCTGGTTCACCAGACTCATGGACAATATCTGGCCATTTTAA
- a CDS encoding UDP-glucose dehydrogenase family protein encodes MKLCIIGTGYVGLVSAACFAEMGNTVTCVDVNPAVVEKLNAGFVHIFEPGLEPLVQRSRTDGRLTFTTMLEDGIADADCAFICVGTPPQADGSCDLSYVREVAREIGRHMQKDLVVVDKSTVPVGTADEVRAILAGELAARGKDLRVDVVSNPEFLKEGDAISDFMKPDRVVLGTDSPRAAALMRELYAPFARTRDKIIVMGVRSAEMTKYAANCMLATKISFINEIATICEKVGADVRDVRTGIGSDSRIGYQFIYPGVGYGGSCFPKDVKALIHTAEKAGVEPKLLNAVEDVNARQKKHMATRIMEYFAPQGGVQGKTLALWGLAFKANTDDMREAAAISIINELTAAGMRVRAFDPVAADNARAIFKDNPLVEVGTDQYEVCRGAQALLVVTEWNQFRNPDFEKVRGLLSAPLLFDGRNLYSPSSMAEHGFAYFCIGRRG; translated from the coding sequence ATGAAACTGTGTATCATCGGCACCGGCTACGTGGGCCTTGTCAGCGCCGCCTGCTTTGCGGAAATGGGCAATACCGTCACCTGCGTGGACGTGAACCCGGCCGTGGTGGAAAAACTCAACGCCGGTTTCGTGCACATCTTCGAGCCGGGGCTGGAGCCGCTGGTGCAGCGCAGCCGGACCGACGGGCGGCTGACCTTCACCACCATGCTGGAAGATGGCATTGCTGACGCGGACTGCGCCTTTATCTGCGTGGGCACGCCCCCGCAGGCCGACGGCTCCTGCGACCTGAGCTACGTGCGCGAAGTGGCGCGGGAGATCGGCCGCCACATGCAGAAGGATCTGGTCGTGGTGGATAAATCTACCGTGCCGGTGGGCACGGCAGACGAAGTGCGCGCCATTCTCGCCGGGGAACTGGCCGCGCGCGGCAAAGACCTGCGGGTGGACGTGGTCTCCAACCCCGAATTTCTTAAGGAAGGCGACGCCATTTCCGACTTTATGAAGCCCGACCGGGTGGTACTGGGCACGGATTCTCCCCGCGCCGCGGCCCTCATGCGCGAGCTCTACGCCCCCTTTGCCCGCACCAGGGATAAAATCATCGTCATGGGGGTGCGCAGCGCGGAAATGACCAAGTACGCCGCCAACTGCATGCTGGCCACCAAAATTTCGTTCATCAACGAAATCGCCACCATCTGCGAAAAAGTGGGCGCGGACGTGCGGGACGTGCGCACGGGCATCGGTTCGGATTCGCGCATCGGCTACCAGTTTATCTACCCCGGCGTGGGCTACGGCGGCTCCTGCTTCCCCAAGGACGTGAAGGCGCTTATCCACACTGCTGAAAAAGCCGGTGTGGAGCCCAAACTGCTCAATGCCGTGGAAGACGTCAACGCCCGGCAGAAAAAGCACATGGCCACGCGCATCATGGAATATTTTGCGCCTCAGGGCGGCGTGCAGGGCAAGACGCTGGCCCTGTGGGGCCTGGCCTTCAAAGCCAATACCGACGACATGCGCGAAGCCGCCGCCATCAGCATCATTAATGAGTTGACCGCTGCGGGCATGCGCGTCCGCGCCTTCGACCCGGTTGCCGCTGACAACGCCCGCGCCATTTTTAAGGACAACCCCCTGGTGGAAGTGGGCACAGACCAATATGAGGTGTGCCGGGGCGCGCAGGCCCTGCTGGTGGTTACGGAGTGGAACCAGTTCCGCAATCCCGATTTTGAGAAGGTCAGAGGGTTGCTCAGCGCGCCCCTGCTCTTTGACGGACGCAACCTGTACTCGCCTTCCTCCATGGCGGAACACGGTTTTGCCTATTTCTGCATCGGCCGCCGCGGCTGA
- a CDS encoding DJ-1/PfpI family protein, giving the protein MKKILVLAGDYVEDYEVMVPFQMLQMLGYEVHAVCPGKKPGDTVRTAIHDFEGDQTYSEKRGHNFAINADFDQVKVADYAGLVIPGGRAPEYLRLNARLLEIVREFNDAKKPIAAVCHGPQILVSAGVLRNRQCTAYPAVKPDVVDAGATWCDFNETLTSATVDGNLVTAPAWPAHPAWIAAFVKLLGAKISI; this is encoded by the coding sequence ATGAAAAAAATTCTGGTACTGGCCGGCGACTATGTGGAAGACTACGAGGTGATGGTTCCTTTCCAGATGCTGCAGATGCTGGGCTATGAAGTCCACGCCGTCTGCCCGGGCAAAAAGCCTGGCGATACGGTGCGCACGGCCATCCACGATTTTGAGGGTGACCAGACCTATTCCGAAAAACGCGGCCACAACTTCGCCATCAACGCCGACTTTGATCAGGTGAAGGTGGCGGACTACGCCGGCCTGGTCATCCCCGGCGGACGCGCGCCGGAATATCTGCGCCTCAATGCCCGCCTGCTGGAAATCGTGCGGGAGTTCAACGACGCCAAAAAACCCATTGCCGCCGTGTGCCATGGCCCGCAGATTCTGGTTTCTGCCGGGGTGCTGCGCAACCGCCAGTGCACGGCCTATCCCGCAGTGAAGCCCGATGTGGTGGACGCGGGCGCTACCTGGTGCGATTTTAACGAAACCCTCACCAGCGCCACCGTGGACGGCAACCTGGTGACGGCCCCGGCCTGGCCCGCGCATCCGGCCTGGATTGCCGCTTTTGTCAAACTGCTGGGCGCAAAGATCAGCATCTAG
- a CDS encoding dual CXXC motif small (seleno)protein produces the protein MALFAARDAETSLVCPRCGAHLHIARTCHEVYMHCPACQARFALQEYISQADDAMEHFLENVYCDRV, from the coding sequence ATGGCTCTTTTTGCCGCCCGTGATGCGGAAACCAGCCTTGTCTGCCCCCGCTGCGGGGCCCATCTGCACATTGCCCGCACCTGCCATGAAGTCTACATGCATTGCCCGGCCTGTCAGGCGCGCTTTGCGCTGCAGGAATATATCAGTCAGGCTGATGACGCCATGGAGCACTTTTTGGAAAATGTCTACTGTGACCGTGTGTAG
- the flgA gene encoding flagellar basal body P-ring formation chaperone FlgA yields the protein MWRALLSLCGRPVFGTAPTPATARLHSFGRRALPLLLAATLLLSVSARPSLAGPTGGVPQAVWQDNDRDHRRSPSQIKHQLGQQDNVARIALPPDAQKVRAARTGTLLANGQTPLAADGQVSILGQDDWRLKILPAAVVHADTVLLGEIAVPLGRMDQSLWEQLRAKPLWPAPTQEGKPLQVNRSRLSYALRQALGPEVAGRCILPTSLSIQRGGLVFQEDDLRAYVVKSLTPQLAAMPGEAELNEFRLPDYIFLAHSRQRVQLEPGRLSPGRVSLRFAVEEADGTVLRRLAGTANLTLWVTVPAAVQAMNKGDALTAQSVTFLKVNASQLRSVPWDGRGGPWQLTRGLSAGEPILQSDLASQLMVRRGDVVNLIYARGNLRITTQAQALNDGEPGATIPVRNLQTKKQVYAIVRDGSTVEIH from the coding sequence ATGTGGCGCGCCCTGCTATCCCTTTGCGGCAGACCGGTTTTCGGCACGGCCCCGACGCCTGCAACCGCACGGCTCCACAGCTTCGGACGCCGCGCCCTGCCCCTCCTGCTGGCGGCAACCCTGCTGCTCTCTGTGTCGGCGCGGCCGTCCCTGGCCGGGCCCACGGGCGGCGTGCCGCAGGCCGTATGGCAGGACAACGACCGCGACCATCGGCGCTCCCCCAGCCAGATCAAACACCAGCTGGGCCAACAAGACAACGTGGCGCGCATCGCCCTGCCCCCCGACGCCCAAAAGGTACGCGCCGCCAGGACCGGGACTCTGCTGGCCAATGGCCAGACGCCCCTGGCGGCCGATGGCCAGGTCAGCATCCTTGGACAGGACGACTGGCGGCTTAAAATCCTGCCCGCCGCCGTGGTCCACGCCGACACGGTGCTGCTGGGCGAAATAGCCGTGCCCCTGGGCCGCATGGACCAATCCCTCTGGGAGCAGCTGCGCGCCAAGCCGCTGTGGCCCGCTCCCACGCAGGAGGGCAAACCCCTGCAGGTCAACCGTTCACGACTTTCCTACGCCCTGCGCCAGGCCCTGGGGCCGGAGGTGGCCGGCCGCTGCATTTTGCCCACATCGCTGTCCATCCAGCGCGGCGGTCTGGTCTTTCAGGAAGATGATCTGCGGGCCTACGTCGTCAAAAGCCTGACGCCGCAGCTGGCCGCCATGCCCGGCGAAGCCGAGCTGAACGAATTTCGCCTGCCTGACTATATTTTTCTGGCCCACAGCCGACAGCGCGTGCAGCTGGAGCCGGGCCGCCTTTCACCGGGGCGCGTTTCTCTGCGTTTTGCCGTGGAAGAAGCCGACGGCACGGTGCTGCGCCGCCTGGCGGGCACGGCCAACCTGACCCTCTGGGTCACGGTGCCTGCCGCCGTTCAGGCCATGAACAAGGGCGACGCTCTCACGGCCCAGTCCGTCACCTTTCTCAAGGTCAATGCCAGTCAGCTGCGTTCCGTGCCCTGGGACGGGCGCGGCGGTCCCTGGCAGCTCACGCGCGGGCTCAGCGCGGGCGAACCCATACTGCAAAGCGACCTGGCCAGCCAGCTTATGGTACGGCGCGGCGACGTGGTCAACCTGATCTACGCGCGCGGCAACCTGCGCATCACTACCCAGGCCCAGGCCCTGAACGACGGCGAACCGGGAGCCACTATTCCGGTGCGGAATTTGCAAACCAAAAAGCAGGTCTATGCCATAGTGCGCGACGGCAGCACCGTGGAAATACACTAG
- the tsaE gene encoding tRNA (adenosine(37)-N6)-threonylcarbamoyltransferase complex ATPase subunit type 1 TsaE, which produces MAVVTLHSLADTRRLGRLLAAGLRELGPVALLLRGPLGSGKTTLTAALTAALPGGDLAEVGSPSFTICNYYPTTPPVLHADLYRSPGSPPEELEEALDDGRSQVILEWAEYLPPQLLPEEYLDISVDACEKGRLLTLTAHGPRAEALLRQTCGQWPGGEA; this is translated from the coding sequence ATGGCCGTGGTGACCCTGCATTCGCTGGCGGATACGCGCCGCCTGGGCCGTCTGCTGGCGGCGGGCCTGCGGGAGCTGGGTCCGGTGGCCCTGCTGCTGCGCGGCCCTCTGGGCAGCGGCAAGACGACCCTTACCGCAGCCTTGACGGCCGCCCTGCCCGGCGGCGATCTGGCCGAAGTGGGCAGCCCCTCCTTCACCATCTGCAACTACTACCCCACCACGCCGCCCGTGCTGCACGCTGATCTCTACCGCAGCCCCGGCAGCCCCCCAGAAGAGCTTGAGGAAGCCTTGGACGACGGCCGCAGCCAGGTCATTCTGGAATGGGCAGAATACCTGCCGCCGCAGCTTTTACCTGAAGAATATCTGGACATATCGGTTGATGCGTGCGAGAAAGGGCGTCTGCTGACGTTGACGGCCCACGGCCCCAGGGCCGAAGCCCTGTTGCGTCAGACGTGCGGCCAATGGCCGGGCGGGGAAGCCTGA
- a CDS encoding holo-[acyl-carrier-protein] synthase has protein sequence MIVGLGVDLADLDRIRNIYARFGRRFAEKILSPEELRRLPHAPAAYLAGRFAAKEAAVKALGTGFSQGIGPRQIEICNTPEGKPQLRFLDCAARRAQALGVRRRHVSLSHDRGAAVALVVLED, from the coding sequence GTGATCGTGGGCCTGGGGGTGGATCTGGCCGATCTGGACCGCATCCGCAATATCTACGCGCGCTTCGGCCGCCGCTTTGCGGAAAAAATCCTCAGCCCGGAGGAACTGCGCCGCCTGCCCCACGCGCCGGCAGCTTATCTGGCCGGCCGCTTCGCCGCCAAGGAAGCGGCGGTCAAGGCGCTGGGCACGGGCTTCAGCCAGGGCATCGGACCCCGCCAGATTGAGATCTGCAATACGCCAGAAGGCAAACCCCAACTGCGCTTTCTGGACTGCGCGGCCCGCCGCGCGCAAGCCCTGGGCGTACGCCGCCGCCATGTTTCCCTGAGCCATGACCGAGGCGCGGCAGTAGCCCTGGTGGTACTGGAGGATTGA